The segment ACGCCGCTGCATCCCGCTTTCTCACTCTCCCCTTCGTTCCTTTTCCCTCCACAGTTCATCACCTTCCAGGCACGTATTGACGAACGCTTTCGCGTCCATCTCCCTGCGAATCCCGAACCGGGTGAGCACAAAATCATACTTCACCGGGTCCTCCGGAAGAAACAGTCTGAAAAGGCCTGTCACCTCAAGGGCCGTTTTCAGGTCGGGACTTTTCCGTTTCGTCAGTCCGAGGCACGAGCACATCCTGAACATGTGAACATCCATGGGGAAAACCAGGTTCTCCGGCCCGAGAATCTTCCAGCCCCCGGGATCGACTCCGTCTGACCGGACCATCCACTTGAGGAACAGGAACAGCCTTTTGCATGCGCTCCCGTCATCGGGCGAAGGGAGAAGGAAACTCTTCCCGAGACCGCCCGCCCCCCGGATTCCCCCGGAGAACAGGGCGGCAGCTCCAAGAAAATCCCCGCTCCGGCGGAGGCAGTCTTCAAAGTAAGTTTCGAGACGGCCGAACTCCCTGAGTACCTCCCCGATTCCCGCAAGAAACGAGGCCATTTCATCTCCGGATGTGAACCTGTGACGGAACCCTCCGAGGAGGCGGGAAAGCTCACCGGCTGATGTTTCCATAAGGAATGACCTGGGAGAAGCCCCCATGACCGAGAGCAGCCTGTCTGCGTTCCTGAGGATCTGGCCGACTCTTCCGTAGGCAATGGACGATACGGCAAGGGCCACAACTTCCCGTTCCTCGACCGTGTCAAACAGGTAGAGCTTTTCCAGAGGGTCCGGGGAAATGAACTCCCGG is part of the Aminivibrio pyruvatiphilus genome and harbors:
- a CDS encoding TIGR02757 family protein; translation: MRPPNNDILSEEAQNLAGFLPRFEDAYSRLNRREFISPDPLEKLYLFDTVEEREVVALAVSSIAYGRVGQILRNADRLLSVMGASPRSFLMETSAGELSRLLGGFRHRFTSGDEMASFLAGIGEVLREFGRLETYFEDCLRRSGDFLGAAALFSGGIRGAGGLGKSFLLPSPDDGSACKRLFLFLKWMVRSDGVDPGGWKILGPENLVFPMDVHMFRMCSCLGLTKRKSPDLKTALEVTGLFRLFLPEDPVKYDFVLTRFGIRREMDAKAFVNTCLEGDELWREKERRGE